From Lycium ferocissimum isolate CSIRO_LF1 chromosome 12, AGI_CSIRO_Lferr_CH_V1, whole genome shotgun sequence, one genomic window encodes:
- the LOC132039219 gene encoding putative F-box/LRR-repeat protein 23 gives MNLIEERWAEWIKEMPLKITYPIVEGHKWRVCSTWRRLCKEPWMWQRIDLRDSKCIPLKVMRNLFRVAIDRSEGKCTEMSYASCGSNDIKYIAERSKNLRILWLRGWAGGWGIPLYSSLIRAAPGLCHLEELSLQECFITPACIEAIGVHCPRLTSFSLTHFDTVDFETEEEKNGDALAVATYLPPLRRLQLIGNSLTVWGLEAILEGCPNLKSLDLRRCFGVQLSGCIGDRCREMDFRHPGDSMIDFMFLF, from the exons atgaatttgaTTGAGGAGCGTTGGGCAGAATGGATCAAGGAGATGCCCTTGAAGATCACTTACCCAATTGTGGAAGGACATAAATGGAGA GTATGCAGCACTTGGAGGCGCCTTTGCAAGGAACCTTGGATGTGGCAGCGGATCGACTTAAGGGATAGTAAGTGCATACCTCTCAAGGTGATGCGCAATCTATTCCGTGTCGCCATCGACCGTAGTGAAGGCAAATGTACTGAGATGAGTTATGCTTCCTGCGGATCTAATGACATCAAATACATTGCTGAAAG GTCCAAAAATCTGAGAATATTGTGGCTTAGGGGTTGGGCAGGGGGATGGGGTATCCCTCTTTATTCTAGTTTGATTAGAGCAGCGCCGGGGTTATGCCACTTGGAGGAGCTGAGTCTCCAGGAGTGCTTCATTACACCAGCCTGTATTGAGGCCATAGGTGTGCACTGCCCCCGGTTGACGTCTTTCTCATTGACTCACTTTGATACTGTGgattttgagacggaggaagaGAAAAATGGGGATGCTCTGGCTGTTGCGACCTACTTGCCCCCACTACGCCGACTTCAGCTCATCGGCAACTCTTTGACCGTGTGGGGGCTTGAGGCGATTCTTGAGGGTTGTCCTAACCTCAAGTCCCTCGACCTGCGTAGATGTTTTGGAGTTCAGCTTTCAGGGTGTATCGGAGACAGGTGTAGAGAGATGGACTTCCGGCACCCCGGTGATTCTATGATCGacttcatgtttttattttag
- the LOC132041156 gene encoding probable xyloglucan endotransglucosylase/hydrolase protein 23 has product MTSFSCTKILFVICVMVSAFGVAIGGKFNEEFEITWGDGRAKILNNGDLLTLSLDRISGSGFQSKNEYLFGKIDMQLKLVPNNSAGTVTAYYLSSQGPTHDEIDFEFLGNLSGDPYTLHTNVFSQGKGDREQQFHLWFDPTADFHTYSITWNPQRIIFYVDGTPIREYKNAEPIGVSYPKNQPMRIYSSLWDADDWATRGGLVKTDWSRAPFSASYRNFNANACIPNSPSSSCNSNSATSTSNSWLNEELDNTSQERLKWVQKNYMVYNYCTDTKRFPQGFPADCSK; this is encoded by the exons ATGACTTCTTTTTCTTGTACCAAGATACTATTTGTGATATGTGTTATGGTTAGTGCTTTTGGTGTGGCAATTGGAGGTAAATTCAATGAAGAATTTGAAATAACATGGGGTGATGGCAGAGCAAAAATACTCAATAATGGAGACCTTTTAACTCTATCACTTGATAGAATATCTGGTTCTGGTTTTCAATCCAAGAATGAATATCTCTTTGGTAAAATAGACATGCAGCTCAAACTTGTCCCTAACAACTCTGCTGGCACTGTCACTGCTTACTAT TTGTCATCACAAGGACCAACACATGATGAGATAGATTTTGAGTTCTTGGGGAATTTAAGTGGTGATCCTTATACTTTGCACACAAATGTATTTAGTCAAGGCAAAGGTGACAGAGAGCAGCAGTTTCATCTATGGTTTGATCCAACTGCTGATTTCCACACCTATTCTATCACCTGGAATCCACAACGCATCAT ATTTTATGTGGATGGAACACCAATTAGAGAATACAAGAATGCAGAACCAATTGGAGTGTCATATCCCAAAAACCAACCAATGAGGATATACTCAAGTCTATGGGATGCAGATGATTGGGCAACAAGAGGCGGACTTGTGAAAACTGATTGGAGTCGAGCACCTTTTAGTGCTTCATACAGAAACTTCAATGCAAATGCTTGTATTCCCAATTCTCCATCTTCATCTTGCAATTCTAATTCAGCAACTTCAACAAGCAATTCATGGTTGAATGAAGAGTTGGATAACACAAGCCAAGAAAGGCTGAAATGGGTGCAGAAGAATTATATGGTTTATAATTACTGCACTGATACTAAGAGGTTTCCACAAGGATTTCCAGCAGACTGTTCAAAATAA